From bacterium, one genomic window encodes:
- the gcvPA gene encoding aminomethyl-transferring glycine dehydrogenase subunit GcvPA produces the protein MHNFLPHTKETRQEMLNEIGLNSIEDLFINIPAKAKINNLNIPEGLSELEAKKRLQELANKNKTAQNCISFLGGGTYNRYIPSCINTITQRSEFITAYTPYQPEVSQGTLQVIYDYQSMLCNLTGMDVANASVYDGATACAEAILMASRITKKTKALVSYVLNPDYKKVIRTYCYGAGIEIEYLSISEGHSEISDEINLDDYACVLIQNPNYLGCTENLVKISEKTINSKAKLIICADIVSLAILNNPSKYNADIVVGDLQQLGLGMNYGGPHCGFIACKNEYLRQIPGRIVGLSKDRDGSDAFTLTIQTREQHIKREKAASNICSNQALMALTATIYLSVTGPEGLKEIANISVQRAHYLAEKLNEIKGIKVLYSDFLNEFAIKVESVSADELIKKLEAENILAGINLGNKFKEFEDCILVAITEMNEVQDLDKFISVLKEIL, from the coding sequence TTGCATAACTTTTTGCCGCATACCAAGGAAACCCGCCAGGAAATGCTTAATGAAATCGGGTTGAATTCTATTGAAGATTTATTTATTAACATTCCTGCAAAAGCAAAAATCAATAATTTAAATATTCCTGAAGGATTAAGCGAACTTGAAGCAAAAAAACGCTTACAAGAACTTGCTAATAAGAACAAAACTGCACAAAACTGCATATCTTTTCTGGGAGGAGGAACTTATAACAGGTATATTCCCAGCTGTATAAACACTATTACCCAGCGTTCAGAATTCATTACAGCTTATACCCCTTATCAACCCGAAGTTAGTCAGGGAACTCTTCAGGTTATTTATGACTACCAGTCAATGTTATGCAACTTAACCGGCATGGATGTTGCCAATGCGTCTGTTTATGATGGTGCTACAGCCTGCGCAGAAGCAATACTTATGGCGTCCAGAATAACAAAAAAGACAAAAGCGTTAGTTAGTTATGTTTTAAATCCTGATTACAAGAAAGTTATCCGGACATACTGCTATGGTGCAGGAATTGAAATCGAGTATCTAAGTATTTCAGAAGGACATTCGGAAATATCCGATGAAATAAACCTTGATGATTACGCTTGTGTACTAATTCAGAATCCGAATTATCTTGGTTGCACAGAAAATCTGGTTAAAATCTCTGAAAAAACAATAAATTCTAAGGCTAAACTTATAATTTGTGCTGATATTGTAAGTCTTGCAATACTTAATAATCCTTCGAAATACAATGCGGATATTGTTGTCGGAGATCTTCAGCAGCTGGGCTTAGGAATGAATTATGGCGGACCGCACTGCGGATTTATTGCCTGCAAAAACGAATATTTGAGACAAATACCCGGAAGAATTGTAGGCTTATCAAAAGACAGGGATGGAAGCGATGCTTTTACCCTGACAATTCAAACCAGAGAGCAGCATATCAAAAGAGAAAAAGCCGCAAGCAACATTTGCTCTAATCAAGCGCTTATGGCACTTACTGCAACAATTTATCTTTCTGTGACAGGACCTGAAGGACTAAAAGAAATTGCAAATATTTCGGTGCAAAGAGCGCATTATCTTGCGGAAAAACTCAATGAAATTAAGGGAATTAAAGTTTTATATTCTGATTTTCTCAATGAATTTGCGATAAAAGTTGAATCTGTTTCTGCTGATGAACTTATTAAAAAGCTTGAAGCGGAAAATATTCTGGCAGGAATCAATCTGGGTAATAAATTTAAAGAATTTGAAGACTGTATCTTAGTTGCAATAACCGAAATGAATGAAGTTCAGGATCTAGATAAATTTATAAGCGTATTGAAAGAAATTTTGTAA
- the gcvH gene encoding glycine cleavage system protein GcvH, which produces MTTDMTNILCTKSHEYLVKENKILKIGVTDFAVEQLGDVVFIELPEVDSSFKKGDIFGTIESVKAASELYLPVSGTVVEINEKVVEQPELINNDCFGEGWLVKIKDFKESEIAETMTYQEYKEFIQEED; this is translated from the coding sequence ATGACAACAGATATGACAAATATTTTATGTACAAAGAGTCACGAATATTTAGTTAAAGAAAATAAAATTTTAAAAATCGGAGTTACCGATTTTGCTGTTGAACAACTTGGTGATGTTGTCTTTATTGAACTTCCTGAAGTTGATTCATCATTCAAAAAAGGTGATATTTTTGGAACTATAGAATCCGTCAAAGCCGCTTCTGAATTATATTTGCCGGTTAGCGGAACAGTTGTTGAAATTAACGAAAAAGTTGTAGAACAACCTGAATTAATCAATAACGACTGTTTTGGAGAAGGATGGCTCGTTAAAATTAAAGATTTTAAAGAATCTGAAATCGCAGAAACTATGACATATCAAGAATACAAAGAATTTATTCAAGAGGAAGATTAA
- the gcvT gene encoding glycine cleavage system aminomethyltransferase GcvT produces the protein MDSEKGFSKTALYEEHKKIGAKMVPFAGWEMPLQYSGIIEEHLTVRKKAGLFDVSHMGQVFISGKDSISFLQKLVPQDISKLPSGKAVYTQLINEEGGIIDDLIIYRLDNDNNYRFLLIINASRIEEDTAWLLGNKENSDLVIDNQSNNLSMIALQGPLASDILANMGITKENQPKRFFIKESKLLNTDVLVASTGYTGEDGFEIIIKNEEAARLWEEILSKGEKFGLKPIGLAARDTLRLEAGLFLYGQDMNENTTPVEASLTWTISKDKKEDYFGKNKILSQINQKNEAKKLVGFKMIDKSIPRHDYRIYINNEDAGVVTSGGVASFISENIGLGYINTGKSTSVGTKIDIMIRGKLHPAEIVKRPFYSHN, from the coding sequence ATGGATAGCGAAAAGGGTTTTAGTAAAACAGCATTATATGAAGAACATAAAAAAATAGGAGCAAAAATGGTTCCTTTCGCCGGATGGGAAATGCCTCTTCAGTATTCCGGCATTATAGAAGAACATTTGACAGTAAGAAAAAAAGCAGGTTTATTTGATGTTTCCCACATGGGACAAGTTTTTATCAGCGGAAAAGATTCAATAAGCTTTCTTCAAAAGCTTGTTCCTCAAGATATTTCTAAATTACCTTCAGGAAAAGCTGTTTACACTCAACTTATTAACGAAGAAGGCGGCATAATTGATGATTTAATTATTTATCGTCTTGATAATGACAACAATTACAGATTTTTACTTATAATAAATGCCTCCAGAATAGAGGAGGATACAGCATGGCTTTTAGGCAATAAAGAAAATTCGGATTTGGTTATAGACAATCAATCAAATAACCTTTCAATGATTGCATTACAAGGACCTTTGGCTTCTGATATTCTAGCTAATATGGGAATAACAAAAGAAAATCAGCCAAAAAGATTTTTTATAAAAGAATCAAAACTGTTAAATACAGATGTTTTGGTCGCTTCTACAGGATATACCGGAGAAGACGGATTTGAAATAATTATAAAAAATGAAGAAGCTGCAAGATTATGGGAAGAAATTTTGTCAAAAGGCGAAAAATTCGGACTAAAACCTATTGGACTTGCTGCCAGAGATACTTTAAGACTTGAAGCAGGTTTATTTCTTTATGGTCAGGATATGAACGAAAATACAACTCCTGTTGAGGCTTCTCTTACCTGGACAATTTCAAAGGACAAGAAAGAAGATTATTTTGGAAAAAATAAAATTTTATCTCAAATTAATCAAAAGAACGAAGCCAAAAAACTTGTCGGGTTTAAAATGATTGATAAGTCAATTCCAAGACATGATTACAGGATTTATATAAATAATGAAGATGCCGGCGTGGTAACAAGCGGAGGAGTGGCCTCTTTTATCAGTGAAAACATTGGACTCGGCTACATAAATACTGGCAAATCGACCTCAGTCGGAACAAAAATTGATATCATGATACGGGGCAAATTACATCCAGCGGAAATTGTTAAAAGACCGTTTTATTCACATAATTAA